ATACTTATTTTTGTTACTTACATCTTCTTGTGTACCTATAATATGAAGCAAAATCTAACTCCCAAATCGGTGCAGCTGACTTGGGTGTTACTTTTAGcatggaagggaagggagagaagattgCACAGGGcctttcagattcagtgagagaccctatctcggTAAAGCAGATGGAGGGCCAGAGAGAAGGCTTAGCAGGGAAGAGCACagggggaggtgtgtgtgtgtgtgggggggtgaggggtggggagtaGGGGTGGGTTTGGTTCTCAATGctcacatggtggatcacaaccttccgtaactccagttccaggggaccctgCTGCCAGTTTCTGCTTtacatgggtgcacacacatgttcacttGCTCATACACACAGGAATAAAACCACACATGttcatatactacacacacaggAATAAAACCACTCCGGTGTCTCACAGTGTAACTACTCCTTTTAGTATTACGTTTTCATTCGACACATTGGCTTGCTTAGATATAGGATGCTAgaagctttatttttcttattgcagCTCATTGGAATGTAGTAAGTACATGCAGGCACCTATCAGGCATGGTGTAGAGTATGTATGATGTGAAAAACAATGATAGCGCACAAAACAATGTATCCAACTAGATACATGTTTGGGTGTTGTTAAGGAGCTCTGAGAAGACAAACAAGATGTGACTTCTGGCTTCGACTTTGTaattgtgtcagaactgtgtgaaacAGTGTCCCTCACAGGTCTGGTATGCTATTACATAAGAAGCGCTGTGGACTGACTCAGGATCTAGCTTTTGGTGTTCTAGGCAGGAACACGTGATCCCTGGGAGCCCAAAGCTCCAGTAACTCCTGGCCTTGTGCTTGTTATCTTTGGATGGGAAGGAGAGGgaactgaagaatgaaaatttttaaataatagattttctttttatttaatttattgttttcttaagacagagtttatctgtatagccctggctatcctggaactcgctctgtagacctgtctggacttgaactcagagatctgcctgcctcttcctctgccgggattgtgagccaccaggcctggctgatTTTTcagttatgtgtctgtgtatctggaGCTACAGGGGCTGTAGgcttcctgatgtgggtgctgggaatccaggttggctcttctgcaagagcatcatCTTAACAactgaactctctctccagccccaaagacaGATGCTTGAATCAagttttcattaattaaaaatgttgaaAAGGAAATCAAAATCATTTCAGGGTGATGAGTACATGCCAGGTTTGCATCTGCAGTCCTGGATGGTGGAGAGATGATCCTTTCTTCCCAGGCTTCTGCAAGGTGTGAGTCAAAGTTAGAAAGCAGTCTCTTCCATTTACCAGCTGGGTGGTCCAGACAAGCTCCCTGGCTGTTCTAAGGAGAAGTTTCAGTTTTCAGTCAATTTCAAGCATAGCTTCAATCAGCAGCTTTATCAGCAGCTGCCCTATAAGGTAAAATGCCATGTTCAGTGAGGGTCTCTTCCCTACTGTTTGTAGGTAACAGGGTAAAAGTGCTAGCTTTAGGTTAGGCTTGGGTTTGAACATGTCTTAGACGCAAAGGATTGCTTTAGAGCAGttgttctcaacttgtgggtcacagGAGTTAGatgaccctttcatgggggttgcttaagaccattggaaaacacagatatttatttatattacgaTGCAAAAGTATAGTTACAGAGTAGCAATGAGAAAtgtttatggttggggtcaccacaacatgaggagctgtattaaagggtcgcagcatcaggaaagttgaggaccactgctgcAGAGGTCAGGGAATTTACAGCTTCCTTGCTGCTTTCCCTCTCCTGCCCAGCACATAGTAGTCACTCACTGAGTAAATCAATGACTTACATAGTAGGAGCTCTTATCGCTACGTTCAGAGCATCACGACACTGCAATGGCATACTTTAAAAACATGGCACAACCTCAGATTTCCACAAATGAACTCTTGTCATAGAGGTGTGCTTAACTTACTGGCTGCCACTTAACACAACTCTTTGGAAGCATAGTCTTCCTTAGTTACAAGTAATATATTCTTACAGCACTGTAACACTATGctgacatatacacagatataagTATCTGGGGCCTTCACTGGATCTCGGGAAAGGGCTATTCTGTTCAGTATTTATTTGCTCTTTAGGATTGTGCTTTAATTGACATTTTTAAGCTTTGTTAAAATTGAAaggtttttattaaaaaattaacctttataaaagaaaaagaatgatacTTGTAGTTGTCATGATATATCATGAGTTGGTATTATTCAGATAGCAATTAAAATGTACTATTGTATTAAAAAGTGTTCTTTTGGaactttctaaaaattattttaatatattttattatggtaAGACTTGCGCAACATTGTGTTTTATAATAAAGACAGTGCtagcttgtatttttttcttagaatttcatAACACTTATATATCCATTTGGATTTCTAAGTTGAAATTATATTTCAATGGAAAAATTagttttgtggtttggttttgatcTATGAATATGattaatgtcacttttatttttaaacattttaataccTGGTCTGCAGTGACATGTCTttcatctgtgttcttttttgtCCTTTGAAGCAGACTTATTTGAGAATGTCTATGGGTCTCCACTGAAGAAACGAGAACCTGAAGATATAAGGGGTAACACTGAGCTTAGAGGTCACCTTAACAACATCACTGTTTCAAAGAAGCGCAATTGGCTGTATCAGAGCACTCTGAGGTCTCAGAGTCTGGAGGAGAATAAGCAAAGCCAGGACAGGCATTATTTCTCCCGCTCCCCTGTGTCTCCGCCCAGGCATCAGCCTGTCTGTACATCCCACAGGGGATACTGCACACACGTTGTGTGTAATGCTGCCAGCTCTCCGTTATCAAGAAACGGCTCTTCAGCCTTTAGCGAGGACAATGACGCGGATGATGAAGGAGAAATATGGTATAATCCCATCCCCGAGGATGACAGCTTGGGCATAGCACACGTCTTGAATCTTGAGGAGACAAACGCCACTACCCTGAAGCTCCCCGCTGTCAGTGTGAGCATGTTGCCTGCCAGAGACCTGATGAAGGTGGAGCCTCATAGTGAAGACTTGCTGTGTCCTACCCAACACAGAGGTGATGTCCAGACCTCACAGTCAAATGGAATTAACTCTGTAGATTCCATTCATTCTACAGAAATTATTCAGCAATGCAAACAAAGGTTAGGATACAGGACACAAGGAAGCCCCACGGCAGAGGATGGCCCCGTGTTGAAATCTGCTTTTACAGGTAAAAGTTACTGTACACTTgagatttcttccttttcaggTCTTCGGTAGTTGTTAACCCTGCACATGGATGATGCCTGCTGTGTGTGTCTTACACTCTGTCCTTATAAAGTGAAAGTACCTCAGgcctggagagagatggcttagcattaagagagcttgctgcccTGAGTGTAGGTCCTAACACCCACATTAGTTGGCTCACGATCAAAGCCACCTGTAACTCCCTGAGGATCCAACACCTATGGCTTGGTACATAATTTTGCatatttaagcattttttttttcattttatacttgCTTCTCATAGCTGTTCTGTGATTTTCTTGGTAAAATTGTAGTTTCAATGAAAAAcggattttatgtttttaaattttattgaattttaagaaTCAAAGCCATTTTGCAGTCACACaggcctgtgtgtgcacatgctggtTCTTGTGTGTAGGTTGGGGCACGCGTATTCTACAGAACTCATGGGGTCAGGGACAGCCTTGGGTGTCTGTCCTCATCTGCCTCCTTGTTTGAGGCAGGTCTCCTTCTATCAGTCACCTCTGCATGTGCCATGTGCTTCCACCTCCTGTCTCACTGCAGGGACGTGACTACAGACCACACAAGCACACCCGACTTCACATGACTGCAGACCACACAGGCACACCCGACTTCACTCGCGTTCTGAGGGTTTGAATGGAGGCTCTTGACGCTTATGCAGTGCGCACTGCTCCGGGAACCGTCTTCTCAGCCCCGCATTTCTGTAGTAATGAATTTCCCCTTGTCTGCAGTAgaagctccaacatataaaataCTTCACTTTAACAGTGAATGACAGTAGACACTAACTGttgataaaaagaaacagaatattcCTTAGTAGTTTAGGAAAACGCAAAGCAGTTTAATATACTAGGTAGCTTTTCTAGGTtataataattgtgtgtgtgtgtgttcatgttagGTGAAGCAGGACCCTGATTACTACACAGTGTTCTAGGCCAGTGAGCCAGGGGGACTATGTGGTGATAGGCAGTACAAGGCATGTTTTGTCCCATACTTCATACTTCATTCCTTACTAGCTGTTTACCAGAAAAGCCCAGTATGCATACTTAAAATAGTCATTGTTCTATATACAGATAATATTGTTATTAGGCTATAGAGATGGGTGGGAGGAGACTTTTTGTTAATGCTTTTAAGAAAGGTCATTTAGTCTACTGATTCTGAACAAATAAACGTGTTCACATTTTAACACTGAAGTAGTTTTGCCAAGATTAAATTCTGGTATTAAGATTATTAGATCTTTATCTGAAGGAGTAGACAAAGCccgaaaatgaaatattaaatcaTTGTAATGatattacattgtttttttttttaaaggaaatattaaCTTACATATttcagaacatttttattttgttggattAATTTGAAAACTTACTGGGAACATGTACAAACTCAAAAATGAAATTGATTCATCCATTCTTTCTAATGGAAAAGTTTAGCAGTTAGCATATTCTATCACCGCTTCACCAGAACCAGCTCACCAGGAAGTTTAATTGGATATACAATATCCTAATAGACTTTTAGAACAAAGAAGGCCTCTTTGCTGCCCAAATCACAGACTTATTtggtttttaacttctttttttaaatcaacaacaCTTGGCTTTAGAGGGTATAAATACAGATGCAGTGTTGTGTGTTGGAGCTCAGTTTCTGGCTGAATGTACCGAGATGGAGCCTTTTCTAGTTCCTCCAAAACTTAAGCCACCATTTCAGGTTCTGCACTCACTGCAAAGGGAAACGTGTACAACGAGCCTGGGACCCTGCATCCCAGGCTTCAGAACAGCAGGTGGGCAGGGGTCACATCCTCTTAGCGAATCCAGCTCTGTGCTTCGATGGAGACCCCGCTGAGTATGTGGGTGTCTCAGTGTAGGTGAGAACCAGTTTGCTTCTACAGTAAGAATAGAACAGGAGTAGAACAGGAAGTCGGTTGCTTCTCTTTGTAACactgttctctctgctttttaaGGCCCCGGGATCTTAGTCTCTACAAATAGGACTGAACTGAGAGCAATGGAGCCATGTTCTCCAAGCCCCAGCCCTGTGAAGAAAGGCAGTTCGATTACCTGGTCTTTACCAGATAAAATAAAGTCTCCACGCACTGTGAGGAAACTTTCTATGAAAATGAAAAGGTTACCAGAGTTCAGCCGGAAGCTGGGTGCCCGGGGAGCCTTACACTACATGAACAGTCCAGAGAGTACCCCTCCTTTGTCTAAATGGAACTGTGGAGAAATTCCTCAGGGTGTCATTCTGACTTCCGGGAACCCAACCAGGAACGTGATAAGCCGGTACCATCTGGATACCACCGTATCCTCTCAACACAGCTACCAGAAGAAACCCCTCGGGAGCTCGAAGTATTCCTGTAAGGGTGGGTACCTCAGCGACGGAGACTCACCCGAGCTTAGAACTAGATCTAACAAGCACGGATCTGAGCACAAAgttgggaaagggagagaaaccaTTCCAAGCAGTTGTAGCAAAAATGATGTAGACATTGGTGCCTTTAGACACTATAGCTTTGCGGATCAACCCAGATGCTCTCAGTATATATCCGGTCTCATGAGCGTGCACTTCTACGGAGCAGAGGGTTTGAAACCACCCCGGATAGATTCGAAAGATGTCTTTTGTGCCATTCAGGTAGACTCAGTAAACAAAGCCAGGACAGCTCTGCTCACCTGTAGGACGACGTTCTTAGACATGGACCACACTTTCAACATCGAGGTTGAAAACGCACAGCATCTGAAGCTGGTGGTGTTCAGCTGGGAGCCCACTCCCAGGAGGAACCGCGTGTGCTGTCACGGCACAGTCGTCCTGCCCGCTTTATTCAGAGTGACAAAAACACATCAGCTGGCCGTCAAGCTGGAGCCAAGAGGGCTTATTTACGTCAAGGTGACCCTGATGGAGCAGTGGGAGAATTCTCTCCATGGCCTGGATAAGAACCGAGAATCAGTGATGTTCGGAGTCGACATTCAAAAAgttgtagaaaaagaaaatgtcggCTTGATGGTGCCACTGCTGATACAGAAATGTATCATGGAGATTGAAAAGAGAGGCTGTCAGGTAGTGTACCATTTTCCTGCTTTCCCCTTTATTGTTTGATTGGTTAAGTCTTAGGAAAAGAGATTCAAGGAAAGGCTAAGGGGAAAAAAGGATTTAGACATTTCCCCAGCCCCGCattacatcatcaccatcaccaccaccaccaccaccactatcatcatcatcaccaccatcaccatcaccacaaccacaCCACCATCAACATTACCATCATTATTTTGGAGTGTGTTTCATGTCTCagcttttgttgctgtgatttgAGAGCATGCTACACAGTTCCAGCTTACGCTGTGAAGTGTGTGGGCTTTAGGACTGCAAAGGACTAGATTTCTTTACAATGACTTGTTAAGGAAAAGCTGATGACACAGAAAGGCCCTCAGGAATTTCTGCACGCTTTGAAATTCTGGGGGGAAGTTCAACAGTGGATCCCAGAGTCTGGCTTCATTCACCCCATGCTTATTCCCTACTCTCAGTCACACTTACTTGGCGGGTGTTCACACTTGGCGGGTGTTCACACTTCCTTGGTTCTTTACTCCAGGCCTGCATCACAGATGAGGAGAGCTCCTACTGATAAGAACACATGTCCacgtttggttttgttttttacttttattatttatgtatgtgagtattttgcctcGTGTCATGTGCCTGGGGcccacagaggcctgaagagggtgcTAGGTGCCCCAGAACTAGATTTCTAGGCCGTTGTGAGTAACTGTATAGGTGTTAGGAATTGAATCAAGCCCCcgtgggagagcagccagtgctctcaactgtaCAAACATCTTTCCGTGCATCTAAAACAGGATGGCAAAGGCAACctgtagaagaaacaaacctGTTATTTGTAACACAGTTTGAAAATGGTACCCAGAAACAGGATGCGTAACCTCAGAGAACTTAAGTTCAGACGCACGATTCTGTCTCTGTGTTGTCTCTTTGGAGCAGTGTTTACATTACGGACCGACTTTGAGACAAGTGCATTTTATCCTAAGGTTCTCCGTTTCCTTTTCTATCCTCATGTGAGCCTTGTGCAGAGAGCTAGGAGATCAGGTAGACTTTAAAGTTAATCATTAAGTAGGTATTTTTTAATGTCTTATTACAATAAAGAGCTCAGGCAGGATTATATTGTAGTTTATTTTCTGAAAGATATATAAAACAGATGTATAAAGACTTCTGCTTTTAGCAGTGATTCTTATTTGTATAGAAGGCTAGAAAGGtttcttttgaaaaagatttcctgggggctggagagatggctcagaggttaagagcactggctgcttgctcttccagagaatccacattcagttcccagcacccacatggcagctcacgccTGTCTGTAGCTCTGGTTCtaagggatctaacaccctcgtacagacatacatgcagtaaAACATCAGtgcacaggaaataaaaaaaattaaaaaagaaagaaaggtttccCGGACCAGCAGGGAAAGGCTattgacctgagtttgatccctgggacctacatggtggagggagaaagtGAGTCTGTGACCTCCAAACGTGGACAGTGGCACACTTGTGCTCACACAACACAAATAACCAAGTGATTGTAACACAAAATAAAGGTTTCTTGTGACCTAAAAGCTTTCCACAGGGTATTTGGAATTGTGTATTGTTTTTAAACGTAGGTaggtagctgaggctggtcttgaactcctgatcctctgctTCTACTTCCAAAGTACTGCACCACCATACACTGTGAGAATTGTATTTTGGGCAGCTAGAGAGagggctcggtggttaagagttctttctgctctaccagaggacccaagttctattccCGTCACCCATGTCTGGTGGCTCAtccctgcctgtaactccagctccagggaagccAACCCTTCTGAACCTGCACTCATGCACCAACACACATAGagttaaaaataagtctttgggCCTAGAGAGGTAacggtttagcagttaagaggaccAGCCGCTCGTGCCGAGGACTTGGATTTGATTCACAgtaactgcatggtggctcacaagtgtctATAATTCTACTTCCAGGGAACCTAACCCTCTTcaggtctccatgggcaccagggaTGCACACAGCCCACAGATTTATGTGTGGGCAAATGTCTATCTGTgtaataaaataacagaaagttgTGTATTTTTAAGGAAGCATTTGTTTTGAGTCTTAACTCTCCCCCctacccatacacacatgaagaGAGAGACCAAGATGAAAGAGGTTTTTTATACCTGCACCATGCAGACGACCATACATGACCACTGCTTGTGTTTTGTTGCCTTTTTGTTAGTAACTGTTCTTGCTTTTGAGATTCATAGACACAGGATGTGGCACAGGCGTGTACTTCCTGTGATGCTCTCTGTGCTGTTGCCTTTGCTTCTGATGGAAAGGTCACTGCAGATGTCACACTCATGGCCTGTCCACGATAGCTCAAGTGTGTGTTCATGACTTAGGGTGTCAGCCTCTTAACTGAGGGCTGTATCCTAAGCTTCCTTTCTTTGATACATAGGTTAGATTTTTTACTTCTGTAAACATCTTTTTAAAGTCTCTGTTTGTAATTTGAGTCTTTGGGGATAAACCGTTTGATCAACTTATTGTTTACTGTCTTAAATAGTGCTTTCATCTGTCACAGGTCTTCAAGTTCAAAGGTATACATGGTTCCTTACTTAGTATAGGATTTTATTACACTTAAATGAGCCTATAACAAAAGGGCTATCGTAAAATTGGCTTCTTTTACTGTGGAAGCATTTCCCTTAATCCTATTTAATATCTaggctttattttctttgtcatgtatatatctaaaacaaaatgtagCATAGCCTAAAATATCAAACTTTCATTATCTATGGGTTTCTCTCAGTAAAGGAATTCTATTTGCTAGGTTGAACCCTGACAGAGAACCAGCTTCTCTAGATTTTATATCTGCCAGCCATctggattttcattttaaattattttattttatgtgcatgggtgttttgcctgcgtgtttgtctatgtaccatgtataCACAGCTGCCTGGGTTCTCACCGTGTGTTTATTGAGATGATATGCTAGCCCTCACTTGCTGCTCTCAATATGAATGGGTCAGGACTACAGTTGTGACTTTGAAAATGAGAATTGTCTTTC
Above is a genomic segment from Arvicanthis niloticus isolate mArvNil1 chromosome 4, mArvNil1.pat.X, whole genome shotgun sequence containing:
- the Syde2 gene encoding rho GTPase-activating protein SYDE2 isoform X3; translation: MAEPLRRTLGRLGERRGPGALGLHADAVAASLSEGRSPSRELAGPGMEPPAWATRAPSEQPGARVPWSRGAPEAAAPGRAFARASPGTEGSSDDGEDEGADYYENLPAGCAPDGAEALRASPSQAAGSSPGMEGGRLETGRLQTQLREAYYLLIQAMHDLPPDSGTRRGGPAGTRALGQQPPLPRGAAVRPACSPRGGDRPPLQVSPPRSPPPESRVGRPPSPRMQLSSCRSLESLRVSPQPPLLQRWASDSWIRCSAHRDRDEPQPRGGGMDGWNRGSHRAATSAALLPPICHDPSRSSGRPFKDPAGTSVISSSQEDHPEELPLLKPPAVTVKKLQKWMYKGRLLSLGMKGRARGTAPKVPGAQATSPNLGSWKVHENHVLSVTTDQRITLTADLFENVYGSPLKKREPEDIRGNTELRGHLNNITVSKKRNWLYQSTLRSQSLEENKQSQDRHYFSRSPVSPPRHQPVCTSHRGYCTHVVCNAASSPLSRNGSSAFSEDNDADDEGEIWYNPIPEDDSLGIAHVLNLEETNATTLKLPAVSVSMLPARDLMKVEPHSEDLLCPTQHRGDVQTSQSNGINSVDSIHSTEIIQQCKQRLGYRTQGSPTAEDGPVLKSAFTGPGILVSTNRTELRAMEPCSPSPSPVKKGSSITWSLPDKIKSPRTVRKLSMKMKRLPEFSRKLGARGALHYMNSPESTPPLSKWNCGEIPQGVILTSGNPTRNVISRYHLDTTVSSQHSYQKKPLGSSKYSCKGGYLSDGDSPELRTRSNKHGSEHKVGKGRETIPSSCSKNDVDIGAFRHYSFADQPRCSQYISGLMSVHFYGAEGLKPPRIDSKDVFCAIQVDSVNKARTALLTCRTTFLDMDHTFNIEVENAQHLKLVVFSWEPTPRRNRVCCHGTVVLPALFRVTKTHQLAVKLEPRGLIYVKVTLMEQWENSLHGLDKNRESVMFGVDIQKVVEKENVGLMVPLLIQKCIMEIEKRGCQVVGLYRLCGSAAVKKELREAFEKDSKTVGLCESQYPDINVITGVLKDYLRELPSPLITKQLYEAVLDAMVKSPLKMSPNGCENESSDSRFAVGLLDCLPDVEKATLKMLLDHLKLVASYHEVNKMTCQNLAVCFGPVLLNQRQETSAHSNRVFTDSEELASALDFKKHIEVLHYLLRLWPGPKKKKKKTVSS